The genomic region CCACCGAGGTCCCCTTCGGGGACGGGTGGACAGACCACCATGACATGCACAGCACCTACCGGCTGAGCTGGGTCGAGGCCACCCGGGAGATCTACTCCGTCCGCGAGCCGCACCCCGGCGGGATCCTCGCCCGTTACCTCGACCAGCTCCGCGTCGATCAGGCGGACATCGACGAGCTACGGGTCGAGGTCCTCGCGGTGGCGGACCGCGAGGCGGTCGAGGCGGCGCTGGCGGGCTGGCCCGCGGTGATGGACGAGCACGACAGCCTGCGCTGGGCCCGCCGCCAGCTCACCAGCCTCAGCGCGGCCGGGGCCGCCTCCTGACCGGCGCTGGCGACCAGGGCAGGCCGGAAGGCACCGCGGGAACCGTCCCCCTGCAACCCGGTGGCTTCGGCCGCCACGAGATCCCCGTGCTGCCGCCGGTCGCTACCCGACCCGAGCGGACGCGTCCGCCACGGCGGTAGCGGCGGCGGGGTCCGCGGCCAGCCAGCGCAGCAGGGTGCGGACTCCCCAGCCCGTGCCGCCGCGGCTGATCTCGCCGTCGTCGGAGTCGGACCGGGCCGTGCCGGCGATGTCGAGATGGGCCCATGGCAGTTTCCCGGCGAACTCGCGCAGGAACAGCGCGGCGGTGATGGACCCGCCGCCGACGTCCAGCGCCCGGCCGATGTTGGCCAGGTCGGCTACCGGCGAGTCGATCGCCGGCCGGTAGTCCTCGGTGAGCGGCAGGCGCCACACCCGCTCGCCGGCGGACTCGGCCGCGGTGGCCAGCTCCGCGGCGAGATCGTCGTCGGAGCTGAACAGGCCCGCGGTGCGCCGGCCGAGCGCGACGGCGATCGCCCCGGTGAGGGTGGCCAGGTCGACGACGACGTCGGCACCAAGCTCGCCCGCCGCGTAGGCGAGGCCGTCGGCGAGGACCAGGCGCCCCTCGGCGTCGGTGTTGAGCACTTCGACGGTCGTGCCGCCCCAGCAGGTGATGACGTCGCCGGGGCGCATGGCGCTGCCGCCGATCATGTTCTCCGCGAGGCAGAGCAGGCCGGTCACCTGGCCGGGCACGCCGAGCGCCGGCAGCGCGGTCATCGTGCCCAGCACCGCCGCGGCGCCGGACATGTCGGTCTTCATCCCGATCATCGACACGGCCGGCTTGAGCGAGAGGCCGCCCGAGTCGAACGTGATGCCCTTGCCGACGAGGACCCGATGGCGGGCCCCACCGCCACCAGCCCCAGCACCAGCACCAGCACCAGCACCAGCACCAGCACCAGCACCGTCGTACTCGATCCGGACCAGCCGCGGCGGGCGGGGTGAACCCTGGCCCACGGCCCGCAGCCCGCCGAAGCCCTGCTCGGCCAGCTCCCGCGGACCGAGCACCGTCGCGGTGAGGCCGGCCTCGGTCGCGATGCGCACGGCCCGGTCGGCGAGCCATTCCGGCGACTTCACCAGGCTCGGCGTGTTCACCAGATCACGGGCGATGTAGACCCCGAGTGCCACCGCGCGGGCCGCCCGCAGCGCCGCGAGCGCCGCGGGATCCGCCGCGAGGTCACCGACGACGACCACCTCGCGCAGCGGCCCGCCGACGGCCTCGGCGACGGACGCCGACGCCCCACCGCCCGCGTCCACGGCCGGGCCGGCGGCGTCGATGGCGGGGCCGGCGGCGTCGACGCCGTCGAGGCCGGCATCGTCCACCGTGATCTCGTTGACGTTCAGCGCGTCGCGACCGGGCGCCTCGGCTGCGGCGCCGGGCACGACCACGGGCCGGGTCCGGGCGTCCGCTCCGTCGCCCGCGGGACGGCCGGGCTGCCCGGCCCGCTCCAACAGCCCGGAGACGCGGTAGGCACCGAGGGCGGCCCCCTCGGCGAACGCCCGCAGGCCGACCGGCGCGGGCTGCGCGATCACCGCGACCCGCGCCGCCGCACCGGCCCGGCGCGCCACGGCGGCGCCGGCGGCCCGCCAGTCCCCCGGCTGGCCGGCGCCGACTCCCACCACGAGCAGCCGGGTGATCGAGCGTTGCGCGCCGGTGACCGGGACGACCAGCACGGAGCCGGCGTCACCGCGCAGGGACTCGGTCTCGACGAGTCGGTCGAGATCCACCCCGAGATCGGCGCCGGCCCGCCGGGCGGCCGCCGCGAGGACCGGCCCGTCCTCCCCCGCCGCCAGCACGACGGCGACGACGGAGGCCGCCGCGTCGGTGGCGCTCCCGGACCGGAGCGTGATCTCCGGCGGCGACCCGATGAGAGCATCGAGCACCGGACTCGACGCGGTTCCGTCCATGGTCATCTGACCCTCCCTCATCGCCGCCGCCCCAGGCCGCCGGGCCGGCCGGCCCCACCCGTCACGGGTCGGCAGCCGGCGCCGGTACGCATCGACAGCTAGCTGACCGCGGTCTTGAGGGCGTCCCCCAGCGCACTCGCCTCGTCGGCGGTGAGTTCCACAACGAGCCGACCGCCCCCCTCCAGCGGGACACGCATGACGATGCCGCGCCCCTCCTTGGTCACCTCGAGCGGACCGTCACCCGTCCGCGGCTTCATGGCCGCCATCGGTGCACCTCTTCCTGCCGTCGGACCTGCGTCTGGCGACGATTATCCCGTAGACCGGACCGCAAACCGAAACACGTCTCCCCGCGGCATCACAACGGTCGGCGGCGACGGCATCGGACGGTGGGCGTCCGGTGTCGACGGGCGCGCCCGCGGTCGGTCTCGCGTGATCCAGATCGACCGTCCGTCAACGGGATGCCGAGACCCGCGGGACGCGGGGCCGGTCAGTCCTGCGGCTTGTCCAGCGGCACGACGGGATGCTCCGGCACCGACGGCGCGGGGCCGATGCGTGCGAAGGTCGCCAACCGGACGAGTTCGTCGTCGCGCCGGGCCAACTCCTCGTCGCGCCAGGCCACCTCCTCGGCCAGGCGGAGCAGGACGGCGTCGACCTCGGCCATGCGGTAGCCGCGCGGCGCCATCGCGAAGCGCAGCCGGGAGATGTCGCCGGCCGTCACCGTGGCGGCGGGCAGGCCGACGGAGGCGCCGTCGGGCGGCGCGGGGGCAAGCCGGTCGAAGCGGCCGACGGCCAGCGCGGCCACGGCGAACACGACTGCGGCCACGATCACGATCTCGACGACGAGCACCACGGGTCGATCGTGCCATGCCTCGAGGACCCTGGTCACCCCGCCCGATCTGGCAGGCTGACCGGGTGGACGCCGACCCTCCCGAGACGACCGCCCTGACGCCCCGCACCCCGACCGCCCCGACCGCCCCGTCGCCGACCGACCTGCCGCCCCTCGCCCCGCGACAGGGGCCGCTGCGGCTGGGGCGACGGGTGTTCGGACCGTCGGAACTGGTGGTCATGGCCATCGTCAATCGCACCCCGGACTCGTTCTTCGACCGGGGCGCGACGTACGGGGAGGCCGCGGCGCTCGACGCCGTCGACCGTGCCGTCGAGGACGGGGCGGAGATCATCGACATCGGCGGGGTCAAGGCGGCCCCCGGCGGCGAGGTGAGCCCGGCCGAGGAGCTTCGCCGGGTGGGCGGCTTCGTCGCCGCGGTCCGCGCACGCCATCCCGACCTGGTGATCAGCGTCGACACCTGGCGGGCGGCGGTCGGCCGCGTGGTCGCCGGGGAGGGCGCCGACCTGCTCAACGACGCCTGGGGCGGGGTGGACCCGCAGCTCGCCGAGGTCGCCGCCGAGTTCGGCACGGGCCTGGTCTGCACCCACGCCGGGCATCTGCCACCCCGGACCCGGCCGCACCGGATGACCTACGACGACGTCGTCGCCGACATCGTCACCACGACGACCGGCCTCGCCGAGCGCGCCGCGTCGCTGGGGGTGCGCGCCGACGCGGTGCTCATCGACCCGGGCCACGACTTCGGCAAGAACAGCCGGCACTCGCTGGAGGCCACCCGGCGGTTGCCGGAACTGGCGGCCACCGGGTGGCCGGTGCTCGTCGCCATGTCGAACAAGGACTTCGTCGGGGAGACGCTGGACACCGGGGTCGACGAACGCCTGGAGGGAACCCTCGCCGCGACGGCGATCAGCGCCTGGCTCGGCGCCCGGGTCTTCCGCGCCCACCAGGTGGCCGCGACGCTGCGGACGCTGCGGATGGTCGCGGCGATCCGCGGCGACGCCGACCTTGCCGTCGCCCGCCGCGGCGTCGTCTGACCCGCCCCCGCCCGCCGGCCGACCCGACCGGCGCAGTGGGCGCGTCCCGACCGCCCGACTGCTTGTCCAGAGGGATAAATCGGGCGCGGAACCCTCCGGACAAGCAGGGAGCGCGGCGCGGCGCCCCCGCCCGGCCGGGCAGGATGCCGGCCGCCGCGACCGTCAGTCGCCCTCGATGATCTCTCGGTCGGTCGGCTGGGGCGGGGCGGTGCCGGCAGCGGCACCGGCACCGGCACCGGCGGGCACGGTGCTCGGCGGCGCGGCGGCGGCCTCCAGGTGGTCGAGGGCCTCGTCCACGCTGTCGGCCCAGATCAGCGTGTCGCGTGCGACCGGCCGGACGAACCCGCTCTCGACGAGCCCGTCGACGAGCAGCCGCAGGTGGCCGAAGACCCCGCCGGGGTCGAGGACGACCACGGGCTTCGTGTGCAGGCTCAGCACCCGGGCCACCCAGATCTCCAGCAGCTCCTCCAGCGTGCCCAGCCCGCCGGGCAGGGCGAGGAAGCCGTCGGCGCGGGCGTCCATCAGTGCCTTACGCTCCCGCATCGTGTCCGTGACGATCAGTTCGTCCGCGTCGGTGTCGCTGACCTCCAGCGCCAGCAGCGCGCGCGGGATCACCCCGATGGTGTGGGCGCCGCCGGCCCGCGCCGCCCGGGCCACCGCCCCCATGCACGACACCGAGCCACCGCCGGACACCAGGGTGTGGCCGCGCCGGGCGAGCTCCGCCCCGGTTCGGGCGGCCAGCTCCACATGGGCGGCGTCGATCGCGGACGAGGACGCGCAGTAGACGCAGATGTTCACGGTTCGGGCACCTCCGGGCGGGGCGGCTCGGCGTGCCCGGCCGTCCCCCGCACGATGATGCGCACCGCCTCGTCGACATCGTCGGTTATCGCCAGGATGTGCAGGTCCGACTCCTTGATCAGGCCGGCCGGCAGGACGGTGGAACGCAGCCACCCCACCAGGCCCGACCAGTACTCCGACCCGATGAGGACCACCGGGAACCGGGTGACCTTGCCGGTCTGGACGAGGGTGAGCGCCTCGAACAGCTCGTCGAGCGTGCCGACCCCGCCGGGCAGGATCACGAACGCCTCGGCGTACTTCACGAACATCGTCTTGCGCACGAAGAAGTACCGGAAGCTGACCCCGAGGTCGACCCAGTCGTTGAGCCGCTGCTCGAACGGCAGCTCGATGCCGAGGCCGACCGACAGCCCGCCCGCCTCCTGGGCGCCGCGGTTGACCGCCTCCATCGCCCCCGGCCCCCCGCCGGTGATGACGGCGAAGCCGGCCTCGGCAAGCGCGGCGCCGAGGCGGCGCCCCTGGGCGTAGATCGGGTCGTCCGCGGTGATGCGCGCCGAGCCGAAGACCGTCACGGCCCGCGGCAGTTCCGCGAGCAGCCCGAAGCCCTCGACGAACTCGCTCTGGATGCGCATCACCCGCCACGGGTCGCCATGGACGAAACCCGACGGGCTGCGGGTGTCGAGCAGCCGCTGGTCGGTGGTGGAGCGCTCGATCTGCCCGCGGCGGGCGACGACCGCGCCGCGGACCTGCTCCGGCGGCGGGTAGCGGCGCTCCCGACCCGACGGGACGGCCGGACTGGCGCCGACCCGCGGGCCCGCGGGCGGGGCGTCGGTCCGCGGGGCCGCGGGCGGGGCGTCGGTCCGCGGTGTGGTGCCGGTCGCATCCTCCTCCGGCGAGGGCGGGGGCGCGGCCGGCTGATCCGGATCTGAGGGCGGCATCACCACGGAACCATAGGACACGGCTGGAACATCGCCAGATGACGTGGCCCACGTCCGCGGATCCCCGCCGGCACGCCAGCCCCGGGCGGGTGCGCGGGGGTCAGGGCGCGGTGTGGACGGTGAGATCGGCCACCGACCACCAGTGGTCGCTCACGGCGACGGTGAGCTGCACCCGGACGTAGCGGGCGGTGACCGGCGGGAAGGAGACGGCGGCCCGGGGACCGTCGTCGCCGCGGGTCGCGACCGTCCGCCAGGTGGTCCCGTCGACGGAGACGCGCACCACGTACCCCCGCGGTTGGTCACCGACGCTGGGGCCGGCGTCGAGGTCGACGCCGCTGACCGGCGTCGGGGCGCGCAGGTCGGCCTGCAGCCACATCCCCGGTTCCTGAGGGTAGCCGCTGGTCCAGCGGGTGCCGGGCAGGCCGTCGGCGGCGAGGGCGGGCGCGGTGTCGGTGCAGCAGGCGCTCACCGCGACCGTCGAGGCCGACATGCGCGGTCCGGACGCGGCGGCGGCGGCGTCGCGCAGGCGGTGCACGACCGGCCGGACGGCGGCGTACCAGGCGTCGCCGAGCGCGTTGTAGCCGGCCTGGTCGGGGTGCAGCCCGTCGACGTAGTGCTCGGGGCCGACCATCGAGGACAGGTCCACGACCGAGACGTCCGCGCCGGCGGCCCGGCGTGCGGCGACGACGCCGGGGATCGCCGCGTTGAAGGCCGCCCAGGTGGCGTCGTGGCCGTTGTGCATCGGGACGAGGGTGGACACCAGCACGGCGACGCCGGGGCGGGCGGCGAGGATCGTGCCCAGCAGCGCGTCGAGCCGGGCGGCGGCCTGCTGGGCGCTGGCTCCCTCGTTGATGTCGTTCGTGCCGGCCATGAGCAGGACGACGTCGGGCCGCGCCGAGCCGACCCAGGCAGCCGCCTGACGTTGCAGCGCGTCCAGTCGCCAGCCGGGATGGCCCTCCTCCCGCTGGTCGCCCAGGTCGGGTGGGCCGCCGCGCTGGGAGCCCACGAACACGACCGGCTCACCGTCGTTCTGCACCAGCCGGTGCCACAGCTGGGTGCGCCAGCCGCCGCTGGTCACGAACCCGTCGACGAGCGAGTCCCCCAGCGGCATCACCCGGACGCGGTTCTGCGCCCCGGCGAGCGCACCGCCGGGACCGGGATGCCCGGGGACGGGACGCGGGGCGGTGGGGACGCCGGAGGCGGCGGAGGCGGCGGCGAGCCGGCGGCCCGGCCAGGAGAACGAGGCCATGGCACCGGGCGGGACCCGCGCGGCGAACGACACCCTGCCGTCGTCGACGGTGACCGCCGCCGGCACCGTCCCCGGGTTGTAGGCGACCAGCGCGCGCGATCCGTCCGGGTTCACGAAGGCGACGTTCTGCAGCCCGCCGGGTCCGGGCGAGGCCGTGTCCACCCGGACGGCACCCGGCTCGGTGACCTTGGCGAGTTGGCCGAGCGCGTAGTACTCGGGGCTGTACGTCACCTTTCCGCTGCGCCGGTCGATCGTGACCAGGCCGCGGCAGCTCGGGCAGCCGCCGAGCTTGGGCCCGCCGGTCTCGTCGAGCGCCACGTTCCAGTAGGCGACCGTGGCGGCGCCGTTGCGGGTCGCGCCGATCACCATGTTCTGCGCGCTCCAGCGCAGGCTGTCGCCGAAGCCCTTCGACCAGGACCCGCTGGAGCACTCGGTGACGTACTGGGCGAGCGTCGGCGCCTGGCCGCGCAGCACCGCCTGGGCGGACGGGTCCCCGCCGTAGCAGTGCGAGGCGATCCCGGCGATCCACGGCGCCGCCGCGGGGTCGCTGAGCACCTGCAGGGCGTAGGAGCCGAAGTCCCAGTTCTGATCGGAGACGGCTATGCGGGTGCTCAGCCCGGCCGCGCGCAGCGCCGGACCGAGCGCGGCGATCACCGCCGCCTCCTGCTGGGCCGTCATCGGCATGGCGGGATGGTTCCCGGGCGGCGCCAGCGGTTCGTTCAGCGGCGAGATCAGGTCGACCGGCACGCCGCCGTCCGCGTAGGCACGGGCGTAGGCGGCCAGGTAGGCGGCGAAGGCGGCGGTGTCCTCGGGCCGCAGGGGACCGCCGGAGGAGCCGGACAGCGTGTCGCCGGTGCGCATCCAGGCCGGGGCGGTCCAGGGCGTCGCCATCACCCGCAGTTCCGGGTTGAGTGCGCGGGCCTGGCGCAGCAGCGGCAGCACGTGCTCCTCGTCGCGGGCGACGCTGAACCGCCGCAGCCGCGGGTCGCGCTGGCCCGCGGGAACGTCGTCGTAGGTCACCGCGGCCCGGGAGAAGTCGCTGGCCCCGATCGGCTGGCGCAGGAAACTCAGCCCGGCGCCGGCGTCTCGGTCGAACAGCGAGCGCATCAGCCGGCGGCGCTCGGGCGGCGACAGCCTCGTGTCGATCAGATACGTGGAGGAGTCGGTCAGGGCGGCCCCGACTCCCTCCATGACCTGGAAACGCCGGTCCGGCTCGACCCGTAGGACACCCTGCCCGGTGGCCGGCCCGGTCGACGGAAGCAGTCGCACGTCCGGCTGGCGGTCCAGGCGGTGCGCACCGTCCGCGCTGGTCAGCCATACCGAGGCGGACGGGTCCGGGTCGGGTCCCACCACGCCGAGCACGATCGACACGGCGACGACGACGGACAGCAGCCCGATCACGGCGTACGCGAAGGGGCGTGACCGCGGCCGGGACGCGGCTACGATCACGTCGGGCCGCGGGGCTCGTTGCATGGTCGGCTCGGGCATGGTGCTGATCCGTCAGCCCTCGTGCCGGGGACCGTAGTACGAGCGCAGCCGACCGTCCGGTTGGAACAGGGCCTTCAGTTCGCCCGCGGGCCGTTCGAGGATGACGTAGCTGACCCAGCCGAACGGCACGGAGACGACCACCAGCAGCAGCGCCACCCAGGGGAACGCCGTCGCCTGGTGGCTCAGCAGGTGATGCGTGTCGAGGTAGAGCAGGATCGGCTCGTGCCACAGGTACACGCTGTAGCTGACGGTGCCGACGAACATCAGGGGGCGGGCCGCGAGGGCCCGTCGCCACCAGGCCCGCGGAGGCGCGAACAGCGAGCTGCCGAGCAGCAGGGTGAACGCGACCATCGCCAGCAGGTTGAACTCGGTCGACGTCCGGGCGTCCTCGGCCCGGATGGCGCAGCCCCAGGCGAGGATGGCCAGCGCCACGAGCCGGACGGGAACGAGCCACCGCGCGCGCACGGCCCGGTCGCCCCACCGGGCGTGGGCGACGGCGAGGAACATCCCCATGGCGAACATCTCCGCCTTGGCCAGCGGGTTGAACCAGATCGCCCAGCGGTCGGACGGCTGGTGGGCGAGCTCGAGCGCCCACCAGTGGTAGGCAAGCGAGCCGACCAGCATCACGGTGGGCGGCGTCGCGATCGCCAGCGCCCGCACGGCCGGACGTGACCGGGCGGGCAGCCAACCCCGCAGGGCCAGCAGGATGAGCGCGACGGCGACGTAGAAGAAGATCTCCACCGAGAGCGACCAGGCCGGGCCGATCGTGTAGAAGATGCGACGGCTGTCGAAGACCTGGGTGAAGGTGAGGTGTTCCACCAGGTCGCGCCAGTCTCCCGGCAGGTCGGGGTTGCGGTAGGTCCAGACGAGCAGGGTCGCGAACCAGTACAGCGGCAGGATGCGCACGGCGCGGCGCAGCAGGAAGACCCGGGGGCTGCCCACCCGCCGCCCGGCGAGGACCTGGCGGGCTGCCGGGGCGTAAAGCAGGAAGCCCGACAGCAGCAGGAACAGACTGACGAGGCCGTCGAGGTTGAGCAGCAGCCGGCCCAGCGGCGTCCCGGCGTAGGCGTAGCCGTCGGGTGACGAGCCGGCCGAGTCCCCACCGGCGCCCTCCCGGCAGAACTGGTAGGCGTGGAAGACCACGACCCCCAGGGCGGCGACTCCCCGGTATCCCTCGAGGTCGTCCATGCGCGCCAGCCGCCCCGGCGCAGGCGTGGACGGTGCCGATGGCGGCGACGTGGACGGCGACGGCGACGTGGACGGCGACGGCGACGTGGACGTGGACGGCGACGTGGACGTGGACGGTGTGAGCAGGCCGGTCATGGTCAGGCCGACTCCCGCCGGTAGGCCGGGCTGGGCACGGGCACCTGGCGCGGGGTGACCCGCCACTGGCGCTCTCCCCCGATCTCCTTGATCTGGGCCACCCGGGCCAGGCCGTTCTTGTACTCGGTGTAGAAGAAGCCGGCGAACAGGGCGTAGACGAGGAACCACCGCCGACGCCGGCGCACGTCCGGGTGGGCGAGCAGATAGGCGAAGAGGCTTTGCGCCACGCCGACTCCCATCGTGACGAGCGTGAGGAACAGGAAGAACGGCATGGCCCAGTGCACGCCCTGGCCGGGCTCCGGATGCAGCAGCAGATACCCCAGCAACGGGAAGATCTGGATGGAGATCCACGGGTAGAGCTCGCGCCAACCGAACAGGAACGCGGCGCCGGCCTTCTGCCGGCGGTTGAGCACGGGGGAGGCCAGGGCCATCCCGAAGTACTTCCGCGAGACCTGGAACCAGCCCTGGGCCCAGCGCAGCCGCTGGCGGGTCAGTGCCCGCAGCGTGGTCGGCGCCAGTTCGAAGGACAACAGCGCCGGATCGGAGGCGATGCGAACACCGGCGAGCAGGGATCGGACCGAGGAGTCGATGTCCTCGGTCAGCATGCGGGGGCGCATCCGGACGCGGCGCAGAATGTCGGTCCGCCAGTACCCGTTGGATCCGCCGAAGATGCCGAAGCCGTGCAGCTTCGCCCGCCCCGGATGGCCCACCGCGTACATCGACTCGAACTCCACCGCGACCATCCGCGACAACCAGCTCGCACCGCCGTTACGGATGACGCAGTGCCCCTGCACGATGTCGTAGGAATCGGCCAGCCATCGCCATGCCCGCGTCACCGAGTCCGGCGCCGGATGGTGGTCGGCATCGAAGACGCCGGTGAAATGACCGGTGGCGATTTCGAGGGCGGCATTGACGTTCTGCGCCTTCGAGGTGCTGCCCGGCACCCTGAGCACCACCAGCCGAGGATGTTCGTGTGCCATCGCCTGGAGCACGGACTCGACCGGCAGTGCATGCGGGGTGTTGTAGGCGAGGATCACCTGCAGGGATCCGGCGTAGCGCAGGCGCAGGAACGCCTCGAGCGTGTCGATGATCGTCGCCGACTCGTTCGGCAGGTACGCGGCGATGATGACCGTCGCCGGCGGCGGGTCTCCCGGCGGGAGCGCCGGCGGCCGGACCGGGTCGAGCGCGAGCAGACCCTCGACGTAGATCGACCCGGCGGTCGCCACCAGCGCGAGCACGATGAACGCGTAGGCGGGGCCGAGCACGTCGACGCCGAACTGGGCCGTGAGCGTGTAGTACAGGTAGGGCAGGCCGACGGCGAGGACGACGCTGAGCAGGGCCTGCGCGGCGGTGGACCCGATCCACCGCCTGGCCGTCCGCCAGGCCGCCGCCGCCGCACCGGCACCGGCACCGGCACCGGTGGAGAACCCGCGGAGGCCGGCGGCCACCTCCCCGGAAGGCGCTCCGAACGGCCCGTCGAACCCGGACGGGGCTCCGGACGGCGACCCGGCCACGAACGGCGCGCCGAGCAGCGCCCCGGCCCCGGCCGGCATCTCGGCCGGCATCTCGGCCGGTTCTCCGGACGGCTCCCAGGTGCAGGGCTCCAGATCGAGGCGGCTGGCGGCGGTCGCGGCGGCGGCCCTGGCCCGGCTGATCAGCACGGCCGGATCCGTCCTGCCCACGCCGACCAGGCCGATGGCGGGCGTGATGCGCAGATGCTCCTCGGCGTCGCCGGCGGTCACCGTGACCGACCGGCTCGCCAGCGCGGCGCCCAGCTGCTCAAGCTGCTTGCGGGCGCGGGCCGCCGGTGCCGCCGGCAGGACCCACAGCAGCTCCCCGTTGCTGCGCGGCGCCGGCGGCCTGGCCAGGCCCAGTTCCGTGACGGTGACGTCGCGGATCCGGCCGACCAGCTCCCAGGTCGCCTGCGCCCCGAGGCGCTCCCGGACCCGCCCCAGCTCGCTGACCCGCAGGCAGACCAGCACACCCTCCCGCCCGACCAGGCGCAGCCGCCGTCCGGCGCTCTGCTGGACGGCGACGTCGTCGAAGATGTCCTCGTCCTCGAGGGCGAGTTGCGCCAGCCCCCGCCGGTTGCGTTCGACCCTGCGCTGGATGGTGGCGACGAGGCGCCGGGCGACGGCGTCGAGGTCGTGCATGGTCAACCGCCCCGGCTGCGGCACCTGCT from Frankia alni ACN14a harbors:
- a CDS encoding glycosyltransferase family 2 protein — its product is MGAERGAAGRHRVRAAPRPAAVGAAPAGLRIRVSLRDRNESEYLADLLQDHGLAVRVALPDEDERGGDEQPAANEIVVSQELVAGLIPAARRGDTPLIVPTDRPAAPPVGGPGEEQVPQPGRLTMHDLDAVARRLVATIQRRVERNRRGLAQLALEDEDIFDDVAVQQSAGRRLRLVGREGVLVCLRVSELGRVRERLGAQATWELVGRIRDVTVTELGLARPPAPRSNGELLWVLPAAPAARARKQLEQLGAALASRSVTVTAGDAEEHLRITPAIGLVGVGRTDPAVLISRARAAAATAASRLDLEPCTWEPSGEPAEMPAEMPAGAGALLGAPFVAGSPSGAPSGFDGPFGAPSGEVAAGLRGFSTGAGAGAGAAAAAWRTARRWIGSTAAQALLSVVLAVGLPYLYYTLTAQFGVDVLGPAYAFIVLALVATAGSIYVEGLLALDPVRPPALPPGDPPPATVIIAAYLPNESATIIDTLEAFLRLRYAGSLQVILAYNTPHALPVESVLQAMAHEHPRLVVLRVPGSTSKAQNVNAALEIATGHFTGVFDADHHPAPDSVTRAWRWLADSYDIVQGHCVIRNGGASWLSRMVAVEFESMYAVGHPGRAKLHGFGIFGGSNGYWRTDILRRVRMRPRMLTEDIDSSVRSLLAGVRIASDPALLSFELAPTTLRALTRQRLRWAQGWFQVSRKYFGMALASPVLNRRQKAGAAFLFGWRELYPWISIQIFPLLGYLLLHPEPGQGVHWAMPFFLFLTLVTMGVGVAQSLFAYLLAHPDVRRRRRWFLVYALFAGFFYTEYKNGLARVAQIKEIGGERQWRVTPRQVPVPSPAYRRESA